Proteins found in one Ctenopharyngodon idella isolate HZGC_01 chromosome 16, HZGC01, whole genome shotgun sequence genomic segment:
- the fxyd11 gene encoding FXYD domain-containing ion transport regulator 11 translates to MKQLTELVLLTVFLALFGQAEANPFVYNYEALRIGGLVFTGLLVAGGVTVLCWGQCKPKRKDEEDASKI, encoded by the exons ATGAAGCAGCTCACAGAACTAGTTCTCCTTACAG TCTTCTTGGCACTCTTTGGTCAAGCTGAAGCAA ATCCTTTTGTTTACA ACTATGAGGCACTGAGGATCGGGGGTTTGGTCTTCACAGGCCTGCTTGTAGCAGGAGGGGTTACAGTTTTGTGTT GGGGGCAGTGCAAACCAAAAAGAAA GGATGAAGAAGATGCAAGCAAAATCTAA
- the hpn gene encoding serine protease hepsin, whose product MPEKKIGSPGMTIFSPYRVVAAVAVILIILGGLGAAIWALVTYLRTTEDTGLFDVQVSAADQRLRVFDSTQRRWRHVCSSSVNQLVANISCEEMGFIRAVNFSVTCAPDNGGDRDFFCVKDSELTYGKKIKTSLYPCKCDKGQILEVICQDCGRRMLPEERIVGGVDARQGSWPWQVSLQYDGVHQCGGSIISDRWIVSAAHCFPERYRHVSRWRVLMGSIYNTPIRKNVVIAEVKTVVYHSSYLPFVDANIDDNSRDIAVLALTKPLQFTDYIQPVCLPTYGQRLADGQIGTVTGWGNMEYYGTQANVLQEANVPIISDTVCNGPDYYDNQVTTTMFCAGYEKGGTDSCQGDSGGPFVAADVLSKTSRYRLLGVVSWGTGCAMAKKPGVYTRVSRFLPWISTAMRMYENSPGVHKMARAVTP is encoded by the exons GAAGTCCAGGGATGACCATCTTCAGTCCGTATCGGGTGGTCGCTGCAGTAGCCGTGATCTTGATCATACTGGGGGGTCTGGGAGCCGCCATCTGGGCCCTTG tcACGTATCTTAGAACAACAGAAGATACTGGATTATTTGATG TGCAGGTGAGTGCAGCTGACCAGAGGCTGAGAGTGTTCGACTCCACCCAGCGGAGGTGGAGACACGTCTGCTCATCCAGCGTCAACCAGCTCGTCGCCAACATCAGCTGTGAGGAGATGGGCTTCATCAG AGCAGTAAATTTCTCAGTGACATGTGCTCCTGACAATGGCGGTGACCGAGATTTCTTCTGCGTGAAAGATAGTGAGTTAACATATGGGAAGAAGATAAAAACATCCCTCTATCCTTG TAAATGTGACAAAGGTCAGATACTAGAGGTGATTTGTCAGG ACTGTGGTCGTCGTATGCTGCCTGAAGAGCGGATTGTGGGGGGAGTCGACGCTCGCCAGGGTTCGTGGCCGTGGCAGGTCAGCTTACAGTATGATGGAGTTCACCAGTGCGGTGGATCCATCATTTCCGATCGCTGGATTGTCAGTGCTGCACACTGCTTTCCTGA GAGGTATCGTCATGTGTCACGCTGGCGGGTTCTGATGGGATCGATCTACAACACTCCCATCCGTAAGAACGTTGTGATCGCTGAGGTGAAGACTGTTGTCTACCACAGCAGCTACCTGCCATTCGTCGACGCCAACATTGATGACAACAGTCGTGACATTGCAGTCCTGGCACTGACAAAACCTCTGCAGTTTACTG ATTATATCCAGCCAGTGTGTCTTCCTACCTACGGCCAGCGTTTGGCGGATGGGCAGATAGGTACAGTAACCGGCTGGGGTAACATGGAGTATTACG GCACTCAAGCCAACGTCCTCCAGGAAGCCAATGTGCCCATCATCAGCGATACTGTGTGCAACGGTCCTGATTACTACGACAACCAGGTCACCACCACCATGTTCTGTGCCGGTTATGAGAAGGGAGGGACCGACTCCTGCCAG GGGGACAGTGGTGGTCCTTTTGTAGCAGCGGATGTCCTTTCTAAGACCAGCCGCTACCGTCTGTTGGGGGTGGTAAGCTGGGGCACAGGCTGCGCCATGGCCAAAAAGCCCGGCGTCTACACCCGTGTGTCACGCTTTCTGCCCTGGATTTCTAcagccatgagg ATGTATGAGAATTCCCCAGGAGTGCACAAAATGGCACGGGCGGTTACACCATAG